CAGATATCTTCTGAAGTCCTTCCATCTCAGATCCTTCTCGTTTTCTCTCACTTTCTTCCACTTCATGACAGTAAGGGGTTTTCTTGTCACTCGGCTCAAGCTCATGAACCCCATATGACCACTTCTCAGCGTGTTGGCCACGTTGAAAATCTTCTGGTCTACTCTCAATGCCTACTCTCCCGCAGTCATGTTGGGGCTTCTCATCATTTTCTACCCATAGGAAGGCTTCCTTATGCATAATCTCAGTTTCTTCTTCATTGGAGCTCCTCCTCAATCTGCTTTTGTTTTCTTCCACCTCATAAACATTTTCTAACTTATTAGGCACTATTCTGCATTCCAAGTCTTCATGCTTCACTGTCTCGTTTTCTGGAGGTGTCTCTCTGTTGTTATGTAGATTATCATTCTCAGTTTCTTGGAACCCAACTTTTTCCTCAGTAAGTGGCTCCTGAGAGTTCTGCAAGTTCTTGAAACTCCACATCTCATGAAATATTGACTCTAGATTGTTCTTCATGTATTCAGACTTCTTCAACTCAGCAGAACAATTTCCGTTCCCCTTAGAAAAGCCATTGATGACTTCTGAATTTACATATTCTTCAGAATCATGCATCAAAGCTGAATTAGAAGTATCCTTGAATTGCTCTGGAGCTTCTGCCTTCCCAAGAACGTTTAGTATTTCCCCCATTGGTTTGACGTAATCAGGTCCTTCACCAAGCTCAGATGCCATGGTTTCTATATTCTCTTTTCTACTGCTTACCACTTCCGGAAACCAAGTTCCTGCTACATCTCCTTGAGATGCTTCAGCATTTTCAGTCTGGGTATTCTGCTTAACCGTTCCAGCAACCCATTGCTGTTCTTTAAGATTGAAGAATGAAGCAAAATCACCATTACTTGATGGGATTCCCCTGCACACCTCAGTGAATGGTGGCAATCCAATACCTATTTTTCTATGCAATTCCATAGTATTTTCCCTGTTACTTCTTGTGTTGCACTCAACCCTATTATCTTTAGATTTTAAGCTACCTTTAGACCTTCGTTTCAGAGAAGCTGGAAcaccttctttttttctctccatTAACTCTTTTGCTAGTCTAATACTTTCTTGAGCCTTCTCTATGGCTTTTTTCAATGTGGCAGCAGAAACAGCAGCTGCTGAATTTGCATCAAGTTCCTCATCAGAAGAAGTAGGTGAAGTATTGGTGGGATGAATACCCCTTCCAGATGCTACATATTTGGGATCAGGACCTGAAATTTTTGATTGATTAGGCTGACCCTTGATGTCGTTAGCCATGGGGCTTGAAGTTGATGCCCCTTCAGTGGAACTTGACCTCCTCTCAAATTCATCATGTGCACTATAAAACTTATCATTAAAATGGAACGCATCCCAGCTAGATCCACTTGTAACCTTCACTACGCCATCTGAACTTTGTTTCTTGGGGATATGCAAATTCTCCTTTCTATCACGCCCATTAAATAATTCCCCACTAAAGTTCCCGTCGTGATGTGCTTCACCTGAACTTTGTTTCTTGGGGACATGCAAGTCCGCATTCTTATCCCAGCCTTCTTTAAATATTTCCCCACTTAAGCGCCTGTTGCGATGTCCATCTGAACTTTGTTTCTTGGGGACATGCAAATCCCCAGTCCTAGCATGCCCCTCTTTACCTATTTCCCCACTAAAGCTCCTATTGCGACGTACTTCATCTGAACTTTGTGCCTTTGGGACATGCAAATCCCCCATCCTATCACGCCCTCCTTTAAATATTTCCCCACTAAAACTCCTGTTGCGAGGTACTTCATCTGAACGTTGTATCTTTGGGACATGCAACTCCCCCACCCTATCACGTCCTTCTTTAAATATTTCCCCACTAAAACTCCTGTTGCACTGTACATCACTTTTTACAAAGGGTGCTCGCTGAAAGGCTTCAGTCTTTGGTAAATGAGAACTTTCATCTATAAAATACGTAAAACCAGGGACAGCATGCAGTTGAGCTACCTGCGTCATCCCATTTGGACCATCTTTGCCTCTTTGGCCGGTCTTATGATAAGATAGGTTGAAGTGCTTTGGCCCATCAATAGATTGATTAGTCGCTTCACATGAGGACTCTTTATGCTTTCCACTTGGACTAAATTGATCTGATCCTTCAGAAGCAGTCCTACACGCCACAAATACAGGAAATTAAGGGAAGTATCATAACTCATGTTGTACCAAAAGCAACCAATACACATGTGGTCTTTTAAAGAAACTGtgagaaaatttgggaaatgctACAGAAAATGTAAGCAATCACGGGAATTGCTAGTTAGATGAAAGACTATCTTTTCTCACTTGTGGAAAACACCAAGTAATGGCATAGCCACATAGTAAATGTCCATAACTTTCAGAGCACATAGCATCACTAAGTGTGTATGCTTAGAAAGGCTATAGACATGTGAATAAATATCAAATCAGGATGAATTTGGTCTAAAACCTTCCTCTAAGAAGACGAGTGAGCATGGCTAACATTCTGTAAAACACGTAACTCAAccaattaaaataacaaaaggaCATCAGCTGTCATGCTACAAAATAACCTACAGACAGGCACATTTCAGAATAAGCAACAAATGAGAATTGTGTAGAttctttttttgttgaaaattttattaaagaaTAGTGCCCAGAAAGTGCAATGAAAAGTAGTACAACCCCAACAAAATGCATCTTAGCAAACTAGCTACATGAGAACTGGGGAAATTTTCcatcctatctacttcttgtgCATTTTCAATTTTGCATCAAAGGCTAAGAGAGCTACATTTATGTTTTAAGGtacaaatattttcctttttgccTTCAaagtatcttttatttctctccTTCCACACAGTCCACTATATAGCTGCTCAACTTTGTGTCGCCTTTTTGTAGTCCTCTTCTACTCCAACGAAGTAGTAGGTCTTCAGGAGATTCTGGCATGCACCATTTAACTTCAAGCAAATTCAAGAATGTGTACCAAATCTGATTTGTGTTTCTGCAGTGGATGAATAATTGTTTCGCATCTTCATAATCTTCTTCATAGTTTACACATCTGTTGATAGTCATGCATCTTCTTTGTATAAAGGTGCTTCCTTTCTCCATATCAGTTTCAATGGCCATTCTTGTTCGTGTTGTCTACTTTGAGACAACAAGTTATATGCAGACTTTACTGAAAAAAGGTCATCCTTACATTCTTTTCATACTAACCTATCAGGTACTAACTGTAGAttctattttcactaaaaaggttTGCTTATGAATATTTCATACCAAAAATATATGAATGCTTCAGCAGATATCTGTTCTTATAAAGAAGACTCATTTTCCAGCTAACAAACATCATATATTTATCACCTAAAGTAACATTGATAGTAGCAAAATCCATATACCCAATAGACCAAATAGAAAAACAGAAAAAGGACTCGTGTtaagcatattaaaaatatacaaacTGAAGCAAAAAGACAGAAATTAGGAACAGAGATGAAACAGCGCCATATAATTTGAAATCATTGAGCCTTTGCTTTTtccttttcatatttttttctattattttcttttccGCATTTCAACAACACAAAAAAAGAGTAACATTCACAAAATTAACTGTACACCTCGACACATCAAATCGCCTCCAACACTAAGAAAAATCGTCTTCATTCTCGAAACAAAAAGAGTAAAACGTAAAAAGTAAGGGGAAAAAATGGAAATGAACTCACCGAGTTTTACCAGAAGAACGTTTACCACGTTTAGCACCAGAAAATAACTCATCATAAGGCACAGCAATATCTTCTTCACAAAAACCACCAAAAATGTTGGAATAATCAAGTTTTGAGGAGGAGCTTCGACAATCATCGGAAACCTTACCATCATCTAGACCAGAAAGATCAAGTACCGGAATCGACGAACCACGAGAACCTCCGAAAATCTCAGAGTAATCTGGAGCTCCGGAAGAAAAAACCGGAGCTCCGAACTTTTGCTGTGCAAAAACGTCGTCGTACGGATGTTGTTTAGCTGAAAATGAATAGCCATTAGCACTCGAAAGCTTTCTTCTGTGTAAAGGCCGTGAAAGTGACTCCATTGAAGTAGAAATGGAAGGACAATGAACTAGGGTTGCTATTTTCAGGAGGattttttttatgtaattttttggGGGGGTTTTTTATTTGTTATTCGGTGATGTTTGTCTGCAGAATCAGAAAGacagagaagaagagaaaatggaagaaaatgttTTTGTGTGACAGAATAATTACAAAATGAGTTTTTTTGAAGGGGTTGATTTGTAATTTTAGTGTTTTCATTTTTAATATCACGTTTGGCCAAGCTggttattttgaaaatatatatttatttattttcaaaagtaATTTTGGCGAGCAATAgtttgtatttggctaattaatttaaaaactaCTTCTAAGCAACAATTAATGTTTGACCAGACTTTTAAAAGCActtctaaatatatttttcatcaaaaatacttgagaaaaaaaaaattccttctcCAAAATTATTTCTGCCtctactcaaaagtattttttttttttaaaaaaaaatttgaccaaacatttcaaatttaaaaaaaaaatacttattttaaaTTTGAACTTGGAAAAGTTGTTGCCAAACATACTATAACTCTGTTTTGTGCTGTACGGTATTCTTGTTTCCAAGTCTCCAACTTGGATTGATCAACTCGTTCGGTGATTTTTTtcacatattttatttattagttttcttttatatttttaaatagttgTATCCTTGAAGAGGCCagctttatttttcaaaaaagccAGCTTTCAAATTCACTGTGAGACCAAAAAACGCATAACGACGTAAATCTTTTAACGTTTTGTTGTACTTTAGAGACTTTTTTTAAATCGTACTTTAGAGAATATCACTTTCATAAAATTTTGCTAAtatgcaaaaaaaaatatttattccaTCAAAACAACACAATCTCTTACATTATGcatcaaaaaataaaagagttacAAGTTCatgtatgatatttttatttttattcattaaaTTTCTTACTATAATCGATATCCTAATGTGAAAGATTTCAGTTTGTCGTTTCAAACtgtatttttccttctcttatACCTTATTGGAAACTAACTCTCTAAAGTTTATTCCatctaaatataaaaaaattaattcaaaaaattaTTCGTCAATAATAACTCTCTTAGCTACTATACAAAAAAAGTGACCAACAATTTGAAACAAGAAGAATATCTTAACTACTACTTGCCAAACATGAGTGATTGATTTACTTGGAAAttacatttttttaatatatattttcactTACAGAATAAATTATTCCAGTGAAGCTAACATAACAAAAGCAAGCCTAACCGTGTCTATGTTTTTCCTTTCACTAAATTTTCAAATAAAGTTCCAAATTTAAAATTGGCATTACTGTAAAATTTGACTTGTGCTGTTTTTATTTTTAAGCTGACCATACGGATATGAATTTATTAGTTTCTCAGATTGGTAGGAATAAAAAAGGGGGCCTCTCTTTTCCCATTATGGAAAAATGATTATTTATAGCACGTGCACACGTAAAACCAGAGACAGTATcgacattttatttattttcctcttcaaaagtttgagaaattgtttttttatttttttttaatgttagAACGACAGAAGAGAAATTTGCTATATTCACTTAAATTATGAACCTAGGTTCACTCCTCGAATTTCAAGCTCAAACACTACTTACAAccatgtttttgaatttttaacttcaagttgttggaaaatttacattaattaataataagTACTAATAATAAATCAATGAAAGGAAAAAGCATAGCCGTTTCCTCATAGAGATTCCCATGACAATTATTCCTATAATATTCAAACACTTAATCATATATACAAAGTATGGCCCCTCAACTCACATGGTATTATGAATTTGAGGACGCCATATATGGAAGAAGCTGCCATTATGGAGACACTAATTTGGAGCACCGAACTGGGAAAAGTCATATTTGCTCTAATTATTAACTTTCATTTCATTTATGATCAAACTCACGATTTTTGTCTCCTCTAATACTATATATTAAAGTTCTATAATTATGAGAAACACGGTATCTCTAGTTATATTATCACATAATTCATTTCTACAGAGATGATGATGTTTATCTTGTTATCCATGAATCTCCTGTTATTCGATCTGTATTACTATAATAACTAACGAAACAATAATCTTtcgaaaacagaaaacaaaaacagaaaattaaCAGGAACAGAATGtcgaaataatatttgaaaaaataatttcgaaataaatcgagcccactgaatgcgcagtgtgtccttaagaaaattatttgccTCAAATATCCGAGATGCTGGAGTATTATCCtctcaggatagaacgatttaactcgccgatgtattggtaccaaaaaccaCGGTGTCAGCAAACATCACACTAAAATAGATTTGTGTAGAAGAAGTCTTGAAGTTCAGAAAATTCGTAAGGAAAAATCTGACGAGTCAAACGAATTTATAGCCAATGGAAGTATTGTTTCTGAAAGTTCACAACCCTTCAGAACAATCACTTAAAAACGAGAGGGAAAACTGAATCAGGTCGCGCACGAATCCTGTTCGGGTTCAGTAGATTAATCAGCTCGCCTTCTTATTAACTTTTTAAGAggtagaagaagagcaattgtatatatacccattaaaagtcttttcttcctccaatatggaacaatgtccctttgtcaaggaggaaaattcaaatattttattttctctccatttctcattcactctTTATTTTAAGCTAAACAAGCTTAAACCCAACATCTCTATCTCTATTTTTTGTTGCTTTTTGTCATTTATTGAAGCGTAGAAGCAATGACTTCGAGCCAATTCTGTGATTATAAATCAGTCTGGTGAATAAACCTTAGAAGATGCTCGTTCATTTTctatggtaggctataatctcgtattttagtcgtttattgcactctaattaatTGTACTTTACTTgtatttgagctttaattgatagagttttgcacttattgtgtgttttatgtcttgtaagagtgatttcgagctatgtagatgttatggaatgaattcgagcgatttggagctttgaagtctggagtaaaagcccaagaaattaagtcgggatcatgttcgggggtcAAGGACCAAGTTTGGACGTCAAAACTCAAAACGCAAGATTTGAGTCGTACTCTGAGAAATTTGCACTAGTGCGATGTAGAGTGCGAGGCATAGTGCGATGCATCAGTATATTTTTGCTGCCTATTGAATTGTTGAGCTCTctagatttccccactaatgccttgcatggcgcgtcgccccatgcggcgtgcCTGTGCAAATTTTACATAGTAAATATCCTATTTCAGCTAGGAAAAGGTGATTTCGTTTGGGGCCGAccttacttggtataaatacataaaaaatattattttctggatttttgacacatattcgacctaatgagactaaggaggagttggaagaatacGAGCACAATAATTTCATCAtttcttcctcactcaagacacgagtttggattGGATTTATgctttcctatactttaattttatttgtgataaattgctccatatctatggattAGTTATCTTAaagttttgatggatttggtgtattgatgattgtttgtggattataactctagttttatgtattgaagcatttttggatgatttaactgttgtatttatattcacttgttcatgtaaacgagagaggcataacttgtgatatctttgcattatattgttggttgagttcattagaATAATATTGTTGATTGAATCACTGattacttggtataaatacataaaaaatattattttctggatttttgacacatattcgacctaatgagactaaggaggagttggaagaatacGAGCACaatgatttcatcattccttcctcactcaagacacgagtttggattGGATTTATgctttcctatactttaattttatttgtgacaaattgctccatatctatggattAGTTATCTTAAAGTTTTGATAGATTTGgtatattgatgattgtttgtggattataactctagttttatgtattgaagcatttttggatgatttaactgttgcatttatattcacttgttcatgtaaacgagagaggcataacttgtgatatctttgcattatattgttggttgagttcattagttcttcttagtaatcgaaagaggctagttgaatcactGATTAAACCTGGTTAGGagaataattgaaagaaatttttctAAATActaatccactacgcattcttgcatatcttcacgtgcttaaattggtttatctcgtgaggttaagacttaattgGGAGAAGAGTTTTTGccgaacgtttgaactaat
The nucleotide sequence above comes from Nicotiana tabacum cultivar K326 chromosome 12, ASM71507v2, whole genome shotgun sequence. Encoded proteins:
- the LOC107819552 gene encoding uncharacterized protein LOC107819552, translating into MESLSRPLHRRKLSSANGYSFSAKQHPYDDVFAQQKFGAPVFSSGAPDYSEIFGGSRGSSIPVLDLSGLDDGKVSDDCRSSSSKLDYSNIFGGFCEEDIAVPYDELFSGAKRGKRSSGKTRTASEGSDQFSPSGKHKESSCEATNQSIDGPKHFNLSYHKTGQRGKDGPNGMTQVAQLHAVPGFTYFIDESSHLPKTEAFQRAPFVKSDVQCNRSFSGEIFKEGRDRVGELHVPKIQRSDEVPRNRSFSGEIFKGGRDRMGDLHVPKAQSSDEVRRNRSFSGEIGKEGHARTGDLHVPKKQSSDGHRNRRLSGEIFKEGWDKNADLHVPKKQSSGEAHHDGNFSGELFNGRDRKENLHIPKKQSSDGVVKVTSGSSWDAFHFNDKFYSAHDEFERRSSSTEGASTSSPMANDIKGQPNQSKISGPDPKYVASGRGIHPTNTSPTSSDEELDANSAAAVSAATLKKAIEKAQESIRLAKELMERKKEGVPASLKRRSKGSLKSKDNRVECNTRSNRENTMELHRKIGIGLPPFTEVCRGIPSSNGDFASFFNLKEQQWVAGTVKQNTQTENAEASQGDVAGTWFPEVVSSRKENIETMASELGEGPDYVKPMGEILNVLGKAEAPEQFKDTSNSALMHDSEEYVNSEVINGFSKGNGNCSAELKKSEYMKNNLESIFHEMWSFKNLQNSQEPLTEEKVGFQETENDNLHNNRETPPENETVKHEDLECRIVPNKLENVYEVEENKSRLRRSSNEEETEIMHKEAFLWVENDEKPQHDCGRVGIESRPEDFQRGQHAEKWSYGVHELEPSDKKTPYCHEVEESERKREGSEMEGLQKISVEPCQYEATEEIENRAAKFTESKKTEASQEAEEADSRLGASDKSEDDQETSVAPGVADKQNSRSAVNEPDLNGSPCSSEIQEACEDQLENNDVEISQQAVNFERVHGISEAIYERECQKDGVTDESSNSWEKEILETASGLQNSSEEDTSEGIVQDTYAASSEDVKEVNCGSTCMNGADNLPSERVIFETESFRNVIQENVSDTESHFVPEVHASEESENTTFTDINLEHKCMDETGRDPELYSNLDEGDGLCVPGHVGNEESIKGDGIAADQVEINKDIEAALGEHKSVENSEELECSSSACDCKDNEPLDNDEKIKAEMHEEESNQKTVVEEETKESSQKEAEDKNNSKRTQVDERQKEREKDRIAVERAIREARERAFAEARERAERAAVERATAEVRQRVMAEARDKREKASASSKVSTDKASIEAKLKAERAAVERATAEARERALEKALSLKGTAELRSQADRHGVERFATVTRENGLKHSLSSSDLDNFDGSNSESAQRRKARLERHQRIMERAANALAEKNKRDLLAQKEQTERNRLAEALDADIKRWASGKEGNLRALLSTLQYILGSDSGWQPISLTEIITTAAVKKAYRKATLYVHPDKLQQRGASIQQKYICEKVFDLLKAAWNRFNSEER